One window of Curtobacterium sp. 458 genomic DNA carries:
- the rpoB gene encoding DNA-directed RNA polymerase subunit beta, translating into MAAAPNASTNPKNGRNHSRLSFAKITDTLTVPDLLALQTESFDWLVGNDVWKARLAEGQEQGRTDLALHSGLEEIFEEISPIEDLGETMQLGFTSPELEDPKYSIDECKERGKTYAAPLYVNAEFMNHMTGEIKTQTVFMGDFPLMTERGTFIINGTERVVVSQLVRSPGVYFERAQEKTSDKDIYSARVIPSRGAWLEFEIDKRDQVGVRIDRKRKQSVTVFLKALGLTSEEILDEFQGFASIESTLEKDAILTKEEALKDIYRKLRPGEQVAAEAARALLDNFYFNPKRYDLAKVGRYKLNRKLGIDAPLSDSVLTVKDIVATIKYLVSLHAERTTIDGVRDGEPVQLRLDVDDIDHFGNRRIRAVGELIQNQVRTGLSRMERVVRERMTTQDIEAITPQTLINVRPVVAAIKEFFGTSQLSQFMDQNNPLAGLTHKRRLSALGPGGLSRERAGVEVRDVHPSHYGRMCPIETPEGPNIGLIGSLASFGRINSFGFIETPYRRVVDGQVTTQIDYLTASEEDDFVVAQANAPLTDSFHFQDDKVLVRKKGGEVELVGKDEVDYMDVSPRQMVSVATSLIPFLEHDDANRALMGANMQRQAVPLLRSESPLVGTGMEGYTAIDAGDVVTADKAGVVSEVSADAVTLQLDEGGTQTYYLRKFDRSNQGTSYNHRVIVSAGERVEQGEVIADGPATENGELALGKNLLVAFMPWEGYNYEDAMILSQNLVKDDTLSSIHIEEYEVDARDTKLGKEEITRDLPNVSPDLLADLDERGIIRIGAEVRPGDILVGKVTPKGETELSAEERLLRAIFNEKSREVRDTSLKVPHGEEGTIIGVKVFDAQDGDDELGSGVNQRVVVYIAQKRKITAGDKLAGRHGNKGVISTILPVEDMPFLADGTPVDIVLNPLGVPGRMNFGQVLEIHLGWLAKQGWNVEGIQEWAEALPEAARHAEPGTKVATPVFDGAYEREIEGLLDSTLPNRDGERLIGSSGKAQLFDGRSGEPFPEPVSVGYMYILKLHHLVDDKIHARSTGPYSMITQQPLGGKAQFGGQRFGEMEVWALEAYGAAYALQELLTIKSDDILGRVKVYEAIVKGENIQEPGIPESFKVLMKEMQSLCLNVEVLSADGQAVSLRDTDDEVFRAAEELGINISSRFESSSVDDI; encoded by the coding sequence TTGGCTGCTGCGCCCAACGCATCCACCAACCCCAAGAACGGTCGCAACCACTCGCGACTCTCGTTCGCCAAGATCACGGACACCCTCACGGTTCCTGATCTGCTCGCCCTCCAGACGGAGAGCTTCGACTGGCTCGTCGGCAACGACGTGTGGAAGGCCCGACTCGCAGAGGGGCAGGAGCAGGGTCGCACCGACCTCGCGCTGCACTCCGGGCTCGAGGAGATCTTCGAGGAGATCTCCCCGATCGAGGACCTCGGCGAGACCATGCAGCTCGGCTTCACGTCGCCCGAGCTCGAGGACCCGAAGTACTCGATCGACGAGTGCAAGGAGCGTGGCAAGACCTACGCTGCGCCGCTCTACGTCAACGCCGAGTTCATGAACCACATGACCGGTGAGATCAAGACGCAGACCGTCTTCATGGGCGACTTCCCGCTCATGACCGAGCGCGGCACGTTCATCATCAACGGCACCGAGCGCGTCGTCGTCTCGCAGCTCGTCCGTTCCCCGGGCGTGTACTTCGAGCGCGCGCAGGAGAAGACCTCCGACAAGGACATCTACTCCGCCCGCGTCATCCCGTCGCGCGGTGCCTGGCTCGAGTTCGAGATCGACAAGCGCGACCAGGTGGGCGTGCGCATCGACCGCAAGCGCAAGCAGTCCGTCACGGTCTTCCTCAAGGCCCTCGGCCTGACGAGCGAGGAGATCCTCGACGAGTTCCAGGGCTTCGCCTCGATCGAGTCGACCCTCGAGAAGGACGCCATCCTCACGAAGGAAGAGGCGCTCAAGGACATCTACCGCAAGCTCCGTCCGGGCGAGCAGGTGGCGGCCGAGGCGGCGCGTGCGCTCCTCGACAACTTCTACTTCAACCCGAAGCGCTACGACCTGGCGAAGGTGGGCCGGTACAAGCTCAACCGCAAGCTCGGCATCGACGCGCCGCTGAGCGACTCGGTGCTGACCGTCAAGGACATCGTCGCGACGATCAAGTACCTCGTCTCGCTGCACGCCGAGCGCACCACCATCGACGGTGTCCGCGACGGCGAGCCGGTGCAGCTCCGCCTCGACGTGGACGACATCGACCACTTCGGCAACCGTCGCATCCGTGCCGTCGGTGAGCTCATCCAGAACCAGGTCCGCACCGGTCTGTCCCGCATGGAGCGCGTCGTCCGCGAGCGCATGACCACGCAGGACATCGAGGCGATCACGCCGCAGACCCTGATCAACGTGCGCCCCGTCGTCGCCGCGATCAAGGAGTTCTTCGGGACGTCCCAGCTGTCGCAGTTCATGGACCAGAACAACCCGCTGGCGGGCCTGACGCACAAGCGTCGTCTCTCCGCCCTCGGCCCGGGTGGTCTGTCCCGTGAGCGTGCCGGCGTCGAGGTCCGCGACGTCCACCCGTCGCACTACGGCCGCATGTGCCCGATCGAGACCCCGGAAGGCCCGAACATCGGTCTGATCGGCTCGCTCGCGTCGTTCGGTCGGATCAACTCCTTCGGCTTCATCGAGACCCCGTACCGTCGCGTCGTCGACGGCCAGGTCACGACGCAGATCGACTACCTGACCGCGTCCGAGGAAGACGACTTCGTCGTCGCCCAGGCCAACGCGCCGCTCACCGACTCCTTCCACTTCCAGGACGACAAGGTGCTCGTCCGGAAGAAGGGCGGCGAGGTCGAGCTCGTCGGCAAGGACGAGGTCGACTACATGGACGTCTCCCCGCGCCAGATGGTGTCGGTCGCGACGTCGCTCATCCCGTTCCTCGAGCACGACGACGCGAACCGCGCCCTCATGGGTGCGAACATGCAGCGCCAGGCCGTGCCGCTGCTCCGTTCCGAGTCGCCGCTCGTCGGCACCGGCATGGAGGGCTACACCGCGATCGACGCCGGTGACGTCGTCACCGCGGACAAGGCCGGTGTTGTCTCCGAGGTCTCGGCCGACGCCGTGACCCTGCAGCTCGACGAGGGCGGCACGCAGACCTACTACCTGCGCAAGTTCGACCGCTCGAACCAGGGCACGAGCTACAACCACCGCGTCATCGTCTCCGCAGGCGAGCGGGTGGAGCAGGGCGAGGTCATCGCCGACGGCCCCGCGACGGAGAACGGCGAGCTCGCGCTCGGCAAGAACCTCCTCGTCGCGTTCATGCCGTGGGAGGGCTACAACTACGAGGACGCGATGATCCTGTCGCAGAACCTCGTGAAGGACGACACGCTCTCCTCGATCCACATCGAGGAGTACGAGGTCGACGCCCGCGACACCAAGCTCGGCAAGGAAGAGATCACCCGCGACCTCCCGAACGTCAGCCCGGACCTCCTGGCCGACCTCGACGAGCGCGGCATCATCCGCATCGGCGCCGAGGTCCGCCCCGGCGACATCCTGGTCGGCAAGGTCACGCCGAAGGGCGAGACCGAGCTCTCCGCCGAGGAGCGCCTGCTCCGCGCGATCTTCAACGAGAAGTCGCGCGAGGTGCGCGACACCTCGCTGAAGGTGCCCCACGGTGAAGAGGGCACGATCATCGGCGTCAAGGTGTTCGACGCGCAGGACGGCGACGACGAGCTCGGCTCCGGCGTCAACCAGCGCGTGGTCGTCTACATCGCCCAGAAGCGCAAGATCACCGCGGGTGACAAGCTCGCCGGTCGTCACGGCAACAAGGGCGTCATCTCGACGATCCTGCCGGTCGAGGACATGCCGTTCCTCGCGGACGGCACCCCGGTCGACATCGTCCTGAACCCGCTCGGCGTCCCCGGCCGCATGAACTTCGGCCAGGTCCTCGAGATCCACCTCGGGTGGCTCGCGAAGCAGGGCTGGAACGTCGAGGGCATCCAGGAGTGGGCCGAGGCCCTCCCCGAGGCCGCCCGCCACGCGGAGCCCGGCACGAAGGTCGCCACCCCGGTGTTCGACGGTGCGTACGAGCGTGAGATCGAGGGCCTCCTCGACAGCACCCTCCCGAACCGCGACGGTGAGCGCCTGATCGGTTCGTCCGGCAAGGCGCAGCTCTTCGACGGTCGCTCCGGCGAGCCGTTCCCGGAGCCCGTCTCGGTTGGCTACATGTACATCCTCAAGCTGCACCACCTGGTCGACGACAAGATCCACGCGCGTTCGACCGGTCCGTACTCGATGATCACGCAGCAGCCGCTGGGTGGTAAGGCGCAGTTCGGTGGACAGCGCTTCGGTGAGATGGAGGTGTGGGCGCTCGAGGCGTACGGCGCCGCCTACGCCCTCCAGGAGCTCCTGACGATCAAGTCCGACGACATCCTCGGCCGCGTGAAGGTCTACGAGGCGATCGTCAAGGGCGAGAACATCCAGGAGCCCGGCATCCCGGAGTCGTTCAAGGTCCTCATGAAGGAGATGCAGTCGCTCTGCCTGAACGTCGAGGTCCTCTCGGCCGACGGCCAGGCGGTCAGCCTCCGCGACACGGACGACGAGGTCTTCCGTGCCGCCGAAGAGCTCGGCATCAACATCTCCTCGCGGTTCGAGTCGTCGTCCGTCGACGACATCTGA
- a CDS encoding histidine kinase, whose translation MLAEPERADLPRGAGGGRPRSGVAWGLNALGVAVVGFWFVKNGTGLHHPAWVWVVGGVALAAWVLREFGRSTRTVLATGALMVLAGSVVVVPTDSLLIVPVIVGIVLLGATLTVPVWVGAVAAVVSLAVIAVSATVLHASVQFVLGTSAGLLLGVLIGFSRRQFRVAEQRSREALAEQQRAALLADRSRAARDIHDVLAHSLGGLVLQLDAVEALLEAGRVDEAARRAGEARTLAADGLAEARRAVHALRDDADTEPQADVEAPSRASRLETLLEDHRSFGGTVHAQGDEALADLDAAHRAAVVQVCREALSNARRHAPGRPVALSVVRDGSAVSVTVTNPLGSDGHGITGMRERLAELGDDSTVDAGIRDGAFVVAVRVPVADRAGESS comes from the coding sequence ATGCTCGCCGAGCCCGAGCGGGCCGACCTCCCCCGCGGTGCCGGGGGCGGCCGGCCCCGTTCCGGTGTCGCGTGGGGGCTCAACGCGCTCGGGGTCGCCGTCGTCGGCTTCTGGTTCGTCAAGAACGGCACCGGCCTCCACCACCCCGCGTGGGTGTGGGTCGTCGGGGGTGTGGCGCTCGCCGCCTGGGTCCTCCGCGAGTTCGGCCGCTCCACCCGCACGGTCCTCGCTACCGGCGCGCTCATGGTCCTCGCGGGGTCCGTCGTGGTCGTGCCGACCGACTCGCTCCTCATCGTGCCGGTCATCGTCGGCATCGTCCTGCTCGGCGCCACCCTCACCGTCCCGGTCTGGGTCGGTGCCGTCGCGGCCGTGGTGTCCCTCGCCGTGATCGCCGTGTCCGCCACGGTGCTGCACGCGTCCGTCCAGTTCGTCCTCGGCACGAGCGCCGGCCTCCTCCTCGGCGTCCTCATCGGATTCAGCCGCCGGCAGTTCCGGGTGGCCGAGCAGCGCTCCCGCGAGGCCCTCGCCGAGCAGCAGCGCGCCGCCCTCCTCGCGGACCGCTCCCGCGCCGCGCGGGACATCCACGACGTCCTCGCGCACTCCCTCGGCGGGCTCGTGCTCCAACTCGACGCGGTCGAGGCCCTCCTCGAGGCCGGCCGCGTCGACGAGGCCGCCCGCCGCGCGGGCGAGGCGCGGACGCTCGCCGCGGACGGCCTCGCCGAGGCCCGCCGGGCCGTGCACGCCCTCCGCGACGACGCGGACACCGAGCCGCAGGCCGACGTCGAGGCGCCGAGCCGCGCCTCCCGGCTGGAGACGCTGCTCGAGGACCACCGGTCGTTCGGCGGCACGGTCCACGCGCAGGGGGACGAGGCGCTCGCCGACCTCGACGCGGCGCACCGCGCCGCCGTGGTCCAGGTCTGCCGGGAGGCCCTCAGCAACGCCCGCAGGCACGCCCCGGGCCGCCCCGTGGCCCTGTCGGTGGTCCGGGACGGCTCCGCCGTGTCCGTCACGGTCACGAACCCGCTCGGCTCCGACGGCCACGGGATCACGGGCATGCGGGAGCGCCTCGCGGAGCTGGGCGACGACTCGACGGTCGACGCCGGGATCCGCGACGGGGCGTTCGTCGTCGCGGTGCGCGTGCCCGTCGCGGACCGGGCGGGGGAGTCGTCGTGA
- a CDS encoding GNAT family N-acetyltransferase yields MATLRERITAPARLEPPVRTGGLTFRPATADDTAGMLAVAVAAAAVDDPRSRPSTADIERTLSTEGLDVARDTLVGVDAEGHVQAYGIVIDIPSRVTAARAVLEGAVHPEVRGRGVGRRVLAWQVGRARQRLAQLDVDLPATLDVGGPEGSSVLRLAARSGFAPVRTWLDMELVFDDGPREALPVPPDGLVVRPATEDDIEPLRAAKNDAFRDHWGSQPMVASDWRGFLTSAKSRLDLSRVVVDDTGAVRAFAIVEVEPSAFEARGHGFGYVHWVGVVRGARGRGLAPLVLGAALDAIRADGLAAAVLDVDAENPSGAGRIYQRLGFVAGAVHVTSSVSL; encoded by the coding sequence ATGGCGACACTGCGCGAACGGATCACGGCACCGGCCCGCCTCGAGCCGCCGGTGCGGACCGGGGGACTGACGTTCCGGCCGGCGACCGCGGACGACACCGCCGGGATGCTCGCGGTGGCGGTCGCCGCAGCGGCGGTGGACGACCCGCGCAGCCGTCCCTCCACAGCGGACATCGAGCGGACGTTGTCCACGGAGGGCCTCGACGTCGCGCGGGACACCCTCGTGGGCGTCGATGCTGAGGGGCATGTGCAGGCGTACGGAATCGTCATCGACATCCCGTCCCGGGTCACCGCGGCCCGGGCGGTGCTCGAGGGTGCGGTCCACCCCGAGGTCCGTGGTCGCGGCGTCGGCAGGAGGGTCCTCGCGTGGCAGGTCGGTCGGGCACGGCAGCGACTGGCGCAGCTCGACGTCGACCTGCCGGCGACGCTCGACGTGGGCGGGCCGGAGGGCTCCTCGGTCCTGCGGCTGGCGGCACGGTCCGGGTTCGCGCCCGTGCGGACCTGGCTCGACATGGAGCTCGTGTTCGACGACGGTCCCCGCGAAGCGCTCCCGGTGCCGCCCGACGGGCTCGTGGTCAGGCCCGCGACGGAGGACGACATCGAGCCGCTGCGGGCGGCCAAGAACGACGCCTTCCGCGACCACTGGGGCTCCCAGCCGATGGTCGCGTCGGACTGGCGCGGGTTCCTCACCTCGGCCAAGAGCCGGCTCGACCTGTCCCGGGTCGTCGTCGACGACACCGGCGCCGTGCGCGCGTTCGCGATCGTCGAGGTCGAACCGTCCGCATTCGAGGCCCGCGGCCACGGCTTCGGGTACGTGCACTGGGTCGGCGTCGTCCGTGGTGCGCGCGGCCGGGGCCTGGCGCCGCTCGTGCTGGGTGCCGCCCTCGACGCGATCCGGGCCGACGGGCTCGCGGCCGCGGTGCTGGACGTCGACGCGGAGAACCCGAGCGGAGCAGGCCGGATCTACCAGCGCCTCGGCTTCGTCGCGGGTGCGGTGCACGTCACGTCGTCGGTGTCCCTCTGA
- a CDS encoding VOC family protein, with amino-acid sequence MDITSVTVGLPVTDIEASCLWYGAVFERTEPDLEPEDGVAEYEVGGIWIQLYEDEHAEENPVTVRFGVDDVTAQHSRIGALGIDIGPVECIDGATNWFDVRDPDGNVLSLYSLVDEKGRTA; translated from the coding sequence ATGGACATCACGAGCGTGACCGTGGGGCTGCCCGTCACCGACATCGAGGCGTCCTGCCTCTGGTACGGCGCGGTCTTCGAGCGCACCGAGCCGGACCTCGAACCCGAGGACGGCGTCGCCGAGTACGAGGTCGGCGGCATCTGGATCCAGCTCTACGAGGACGAGCACGCCGAGGAGAACCCCGTCACCGTCCGGTTCGGTGTCGACGACGTCACCGCCCAGCACAGCCGCATCGGTGCCCTCGGCATCGACATCGGCCCCGTCGAGTGCATCGACGGCGCCACGAACTGGTTCGACGTCCGCGACCCCGACGGCAACGTGCTCAGCCTGTACTCACTCGTCGACGAGAAGGGCCGCACCGCCTGA
- the rpoC gene encoding DNA-directed RNA polymerase subunit beta', with product MLEATSFDALRIGLATAEDIRQWSYGEVKKPETINYRTLKPEKDGLFGEQIFGPSRDWECACGKYKRVRFKGIVCERCGVEVTKSSVRRERMGHIELAAPVTHIWYFKGVPSRLGYLLDMAPKDLEKVIYFAAYMIIDIDEEGRHADLPGLENEMRLEIKTLEGQRDSIIADRLKKLEDDLAALEEEGAKADVKRRTKDTAEKEMSQVRKSFDEDITRLERVWEDFRNLKVGDLKPEDAVFHELQDRFGIYFDAYMGAEAIKLRLEAFDLAAEAESLRLQIAEGKGQKKIRAIKRLRVVSSFLATGNSPAAMVLDVVPVIPPELRPMVQLDGGRFATSDLNDLYRRVINRNNRLRRLLDLGAPEIIVNNEKRMLQEAVDALFDNGRRGRPVTGTGNRALKSLSDMLKGKQGRFRQNLLGKRVDYSGRSVIIVGPQLKLHQCGLPKQMALELFKPFVIKRLIDLSHAQNIKSAKRMVERSRPQVWDVLEEIIRERPVLLNRAPTLHRLGIQAFEPQLVEGKAIQLHPLVCAAFNADFDGDQMAVHLPLSVEAQAEARILMLASNNILKPSDGRPVTLPAQDMIIGLHHLTTVREGAVGEGRAFSSVAEAILAKDQGTLHLNALVKIRMSDVYFAEGEAPEGYVQGEPVLLETTLGRALFNETLPANYPFVQKVTDKGVLSAIVNDLAERYSKTETAAALDRIKDAGFYWGTRSGVTVALSDVVTPPRKKEIIAGYEVQAAKVQGEFDKGLITDAERRADLIKIWTEATNEIAQEMRDNFPVDNTINRMVSSGARGNWLQVRNIAGMRGLVNNPKGEIIARPIINSYREGLTVAEYFIATHGARKGLADTALRTADSGYLTRRLVDVSQDVIIREDDCGTTRGLELPIATKGADGALVRDPRVENTVYSRTLATPAVDAQGTVVAEAGEDVGDVLIDKLIAAGVESIKVRSVLTCESAIGVCAKCYGRSLATGNLVDIGEAVGIIAAQSIGEPGTQLTMRTFHTGGSASADDITQGLPRVTELFEARTPKGASPIAEAPGRVVIEDTDKGRRIILTPDNGDEPFIYPVLKRATLLIEDNQHVELGEQFIAGTVDPKEVLRVKGVREVQKHLVNGVQDVYGSQGVPIHDKHIEVIVRQMLRKVTVVDHGDTDLLPGELVDRSRYNELNRAALQEGRKTASARQEVMGITKASLATESWLSAASFQETTRVLTQAAMEGKQDHLVGLKENVIIGKLIPAGTGLSRYRDVDVNATEEAKAERYPNRIFADDSSFSDADLSFVDFDSFSSDDFTPGTYN from the coding sequence TTGCTCGAAGCAACTTCATTTGACGCACTGCGGATCGGTCTCGCCACGGCCGAGGACATCCGCCAGTGGTCGTACGGCGAGGTCAAGAAGCCGGAGACCATCAACTACCGCACCCTCAAGCCCGAGAAGGACGGTCTGTTCGGCGAGCAGATCTTCGGTCCGTCCCGCGACTGGGAGTGTGCCTGCGGCAAGTACAAGCGCGTCCGGTTCAAGGGCATCGTCTGCGAGCGCTGCGGCGTCGAGGTCACCAAGTCCTCGGTCCGCCGTGAGCGCATGGGCCACATCGAGCTCGCCGCGCCCGTCACGCACATCTGGTACTTCAAGGGCGTCCCGTCGCGCCTCGGGTACCTGCTCGACATGGCGCCGAAGGACCTCGAGAAGGTCATCTACTTCGCCGCGTACATGATCATCGACATCGATGAAGAGGGCCGTCACGCCGACCTCCCGGGGCTCGAGAACGAGATGCGTCTCGAGATCAAGACCCTCGAGGGCCAGCGCGACTCGATCATCGCCGACCGCCTCAAGAAGCTCGAGGACGACCTCGCAGCGCTCGAGGAGGAGGGCGCCAAGGCCGACGTCAAGCGCCGCACCAAGGACACCGCCGAGAAGGAGATGTCCCAGGTCCGCAAGTCGTTCGACGAGGACATCACCCGCCTCGAGCGCGTGTGGGAGGACTTCCGCAACCTCAAGGTGGGCGACCTCAAGCCCGAGGACGCCGTCTTCCACGAGCTGCAGGACCGCTTCGGCATCTACTTCGACGCCTACATGGGCGCCGAGGCGATCAAGCTCCGTCTCGAGGCCTTCGACCTGGCCGCCGAGGCCGAGTCGCTGCGCCTGCAGATCGCCGAGGGCAAGGGCCAGAAGAAGATCCGCGCGATCAAGCGTCTGCGTGTGGTCTCCTCCTTCCTCGCCACCGGCAACTCGCCGGCCGCGATGGTGCTCGACGTCGTCCCGGTCATCCCGCCGGAGCTCCGCCCGATGGTGCAGCTCGACGGTGGCCGCTTCGCCACGTCGGACCTCAACGACCTCTACCGTCGTGTGATCAACCGCAACAACCGTCTCCGCCGCCTGCTCGACCTCGGTGCCCCCGAGATCATCGTGAACAACGAGAAGCGCATGCTGCAGGAGGCCGTCGACGCGCTGTTCGACAACGGTCGTCGTGGTCGTCCGGTCACGGGTACCGGCAACCGCGCCCTCAAGTCCCTGAGCGACATGCTCAAGGGCAAGCAGGGTCGCTTCCGCCAGAACCTGCTCGGCAAGCGCGTCGACTACTCGGGCCGTTCGGTCATCATCGTCGGCCCGCAGCTCAAGCTCCACCAGTGCGGTCTGCCGAAGCAGATGGCCCTCGAGCTGTTCAAGCCGTTCGTCATCAAGCGCCTCATCGACCTGTCGCACGCGCAGAACATCAAGTCGGCCAAGCGCATGGTCGAGCGTTCGCGCCCGCAGGTGTGGGACGTCCTCGAGGAGATCATCCGCGAGCGCCCCGTGCTGCTGAACCGTGCGCCGACGCTGCACCGTCTGGGCATCCAGGCGTTCGAGCCGCAACTGGTCGAGGGCAAGGCCATCCAGCTCCACCCGCTCGTGTGTGCTGCGTTCAACGCGGACTTCGACGGTGACCAGATGGCCGTGCACCTGCCGCTCTCGGTGGAGGCCCAGGCCGAGGCCCGCATCCTCATGCTCGCCTCGAACAACATCCTCAAGCCGTCCGACGGCCGCCCGGTGACCCTGCCCGCACAGGACATGATCATCGGTCTGCACCACCTCACGACCGTCCGCGAGGGCGCCGTGGGTGAGGGCCGTGCGTTCTCGTCCGTCGCCGAGGCGATCCTCGCGAAGGACCAGGGCACGCTGCACCTCAACGCGCTCGTCAAGATCCGCATGTCCGACGTGTACTTCGCCGAGGGCGAGGCACCGGAGGGCTACGTGCAGGGCGAGCCGGTGCTGCTCGAGACCACGCTCGGCCGTGCGCTCTTCAACGAGACCCTCCCGGCGAACTACCCGTTCGTCCAGAAGGTCACCGACAAGGGCGTGCTCTCCGCGATCGTCAACGACCTCGCAGAGCGCTACTCCAAGACCGAGACGGCCGCCGCGCTCGACCGGATCAAGGACGCCGGCTTCTACTGGGGCACCCGCTCCGGTGTGACCGTCGCGCTCTCGGACGTCGTGACGCCTCCTCGCAAGAAGGAGATCATCGCGGGCTACGAGGTCCAGGCCGCCAAGGTCCAGGGCGAGTTCGACAAGGGCCTGATCACCGACGCGGAGCGCCGCGCCGACCTGATCAAGATCTGGACCGAGGCCACGAACGAGATCGCGCAGGAGATGCGCGACAACTTCCCGGTCGACAACACCATCAACCGCATGGTCTCGTCGGGTGCTCGTGGTAACTGGCTGCAGGTGCGCAACATCGCCGGTATGCGTGGTCTGGTGAACAACCCGAAGGGTGAGATCATCGCCCGCCCGATCATCAACTCGTACCGCGAGGGCCTGACCGTGGCGGAGTACTTCATCGCCACGCACGGTGCCCGCAAGGGTCTGGCGGACACGGCTCTCCGTACCGCCGACTCGGGCTACCTGACCCGTCGTCTCGTGGACGTCTCACAGGACGTCATCATCCGCGAGGACGACTGCGGCACGACCCGCGGTCTCGAGCTGCCGATCGCGACGAAGGGTGCCGACGGCGCCCTGGTCCGCGACCCGCGCGTCGAGAACACCGTGTACTCGCGCACCCTGGCCACCCCGGCCGTGGACGCGCAGGGCACGGTCGTCGCCGAGGCCGGTGAGGACGTCGGTGACGTCCTGATCGACAAGCTCATCGCGGCCGGTGTCGAGAGCATCAAGGTGCGCTCGGTCCTGACCTGTGAGTCGGCCATCGGTGTCTGCGCGAAGTGCTACGGCCGTTCGCTCGCCACGGGCAACCTGGTCGACATCGGCGAGGCGGTCGGCATCATCGCCGCCCAGTCCATCGGTGAGCCCGGTACCCAGCTGACGATGCGTACCTTCCACACGGGTGGTTCGGCGTCGGCCGACGACATCACGCAGGGTCTGCCCCGCGTGACCGAGCTCTTCGAGGCCCGCACCCCGAAGGGCGCGTCCCCGATCGCCGAGGCCCCCGGCCGCGTCGTCATCGAGGACACGGACAAGGGCCGTCGGATCATCCTCACGCCGGACAACGGCGACGAGCCGTTCATCTACCCGGTGCTCAAGCGTGCGACGCTCCTCATCGAGGACAACCAGCACGTCGAGCTCGGCGAGCAGTTCATCGCTGGCACCGTCGACCCGAAGGAAGTCCTCCGCGTCAAGGGTGTCCGTGAGGTCCAGAAGCACCTCGTCAACGGTGTGCAGGACGTGTACGGCTCGCAGGGCGTGCCGATCCACGACAAGCACATCGAGGTCATCGTGCGCCAGATGCTCCGCAAGGTCACCGTCGTCGACCACGGCGACACCGACCTGCTCCCGGGCGAGCTCGTCGACCGTTCGCGGTACAACGAGCTCAACCGTGCGGCGCTGCAGGAGGGTCGCAAGACCGCTTCCGCTCGCCAGGAGGTCATGGGCATCACCAAGGCGTCCCTCGCGACCGAGTCGTGGCTGTCCGCCGCGTCCTTCCAGGAGACCACCCGCGTCCTCACGCAGGCGGCCATGGAGGGCAAGCAGGACCACCTCGTCGGCCTCAAGGAGAACGTCATCATCGGTAAGCTCATCCCCGCCGGGACGGGCCTCAGCCGGTACCGCGACGTGGACGTGAACGCGACCGAGGAAGCGAAGGCCGAGCGGTACCCCAACCGCATCTTCGCGGACGACTCGTCGTTCTCGGACGCCGATCTGAGCTTCGTCGACTTCGACAGCTTCTCGTCGGACGACTTCACCCCGGGTACCTACAACTGA
- a CDS encoding response regulator transcription factor yields MTIRVLVVDDQAIVRDGLVTVLSLVPDLEVVGEAADGAEAVEAVGRDRPDVVLMDLRMPGVDGPTATARITAAHPEVGVLVLTTFADDDSIVTALRAGARGYLTKDAGRTEIATAIRAVASGQATFDASVGARLVAQLGGPPSASAAPSPGVRDRFPDLTPREADVLERIAAGRSNPEIAAELFLTVPTVKSYVNQVFAKIGVRSRAEAVALVLRS; encoded by the coding sequence GTGACGATCCGGGTGCTCGTCGTGGACGACCAGGCGATCGTCCGCGACGGGCTGGTGACGGTGCTGTCGCTCGTGCCCGACCTCGAGGTCGTGGGCGAAGCCGCCGACGGTGCCGAGGCCGTGGAGGCCGTCGGGCGCGACCGCCCGGACGTCGTGCTGATGGACCTCCGCATGCCCGGGGTCGACGGCCCGACCGCGACCGCACGCATCACGGCGGCGCACCCGGAGGTCGGCGTGCTCGTGCTCACCACCTTCGCCGACGACGACTCGATCGTGACGGCGCTCCGGGCCGGAGCCCGCGGGTACCTGACGAAGGACGCGGGTCGGACCGAGATCGCCACCGCCATCCGAGCGGTCGCGTCCGGCCAGGCCACGTTCGACGCCTCGGTCGGGGCGCGGCTCGTCGCGCAGCTGGGAGGCCCTCCGTCAGCATCGGCGGCGCCGTCGCCGGGCGTGCGCGACCGCTTCCCGGACCTGACCCCACGTGAGGCGGACGTCCTCGAGCGGATCGCCGCGGGCCGGTCGAACCCGGAGATCGCCGCCGAGCTGTTCCTGACGGTCCCGACCGTGAAGTCCTACGTGAACCAGGTGTTCGCGAAGATCGGGGTCCGCAGTCGAGCGGAGGCCGTCGCCCTCGTGCTGCGCTCCTGA